One stretch of Corallococcus exiguus DNA includes these proteins:
- a CDS encoding phosphatase domain-containing protein, giving the protein MDLTTATTKLQALRRDMTGHTDRNDERRILDLLEGATSEELNFLLSNVDLVRLLSDLDDRLVGPDNHTALLDLLCTRRAAELSLPVRASLATALQKGATPAQAEARLRDLFLGLKGRELTGFKNLLEAGGEYHDLHKLVFDDVDDMVVRTELLAHFQREAQAFPSGENKVLSDIDDTFFANWVDQRYPPKTVYPGVLAFYQELDRGPGIIPGRAGDLVFVSARPQDPLGLIENATLDSLSKRGVPLAVMLSGSFFYLVGNTRIAQKKFENFEQYARLFPEYGFVFVGDSGQGDVEFGARMRESLPQAVRAVFIHDVVATPQEKRDAWRAKHVFFFDTYVGAAVDAFHAGVISRDGVDRIAAAATESMAAIAFPSPALRQAREAELERDLALLRTF; this is encoded by the coding sequence ATGGACCTGACCACCGCGACGACGAAGCTCCAGGCGCTGCGCCGGGACATGACGGGCCACACGGACCGGAACGACGAGCGCCGCATCCTGGACCTGCTGGAGGGCGCCACCAGCGAGGAGCTGAACTTCCTCCTGTCCAACGTGGACCTGGTGCGCCTGCTGTCGGACCTGGATGACCGGCTGGTGGGCCCGGACAACCACACGGCGCTCCTGGACCTGCTGTGCACGCGCCGCGCGGCGGAGCTGTCCCTGCCGGTGCGCGCGTCGCTGGCCACCGCGCTCCAGAAGGGCGCCACGCCCGCGCAGGCGGAAGCGCGGCTGCGCGACCTGTTCCTGGGACTGAAGGGCCGCGAGCTGACCGGGTTCAAGAACCTGCTGGAGGCGGGCGGCGAGTACCACGACCTGCACAAGCTGGTGTTCGACGACGTGGACGACATGGTGGTGCGCACCGAACTGCTCGCCCACTTCCAGCGCGAGGCGCAGGCCTTTCCCAGCGGCGAGAACAAGGTCCTGAGCGACATCGATGACACGTTCTTCGCCAACTGGGTGGACCAGCGCTACCCGCCGAAGACGGTGTACCCGGGCGTGCTCGCGTTCTACCAGGAGCTGGACCGGGGGCCGGGCATCATCCCGGGCCGCGCGGGCGACCTCGTCTTCGTGAGTGCGCGCCCGCAGGATCCGCTGGGCCTCATCGAGAACGCGACGCTGGACTCGCTGAGCAAGCGCGGCGTGCCGCTGGCGGTGATGCTCTCTGGCAGCTTCTTCTACCTCGTGGGCAACACGCGCATCGCGCAGAAGAAGTTCGAGAACTTCGAACAGTACGCGCGCCTCTTCCCCGAGTACGGCTTCGTCTTCGTGGGCGACAGCGGCCAGGGCGACGTGGAGTTCGGCGCACGCATGCGCGAGTCCCTGCCCCAGGCGGTGCGCGCCGTGTTCATCCACGACGTGGTGGCGACGCCGCAGGAGAAGCGGGACGCCTGGCGCGCGAAGCACGTCTTCTTCTTCGACACGTACGTGGGCGCTGCGGTGGACGCGTTCCACGCGGGCGTCATCTCCCGCGACGGCGTGGACCGCATCGCCGCCGCCGCGACCGAATCAATGGCGGCCATCGCCTTCCCCTCCCCGGCCCTGCGTCAGGCGCGGGAGGCGGAGCTGGAGCGCGACCTGGCCCTGTTGCGGACGTTCTGA